The Anabaena sp. PCC 7108 region AATACCACATCAGAAAATTGGCAAGAAATTATTCCTCAAACAGCGGAAACATTAGAAAGCGTAGGCATTTTAAATAATCAATTGGTGGCTGATTATCTGCAAAATGCTCATAGCCAAGTTAAAATATTTGACCTTACTGGGAATTTTGTTAGAGAAGTAGAATTACCCGGACTAGGTTCCGCAGGAGGATTTGGTGGTAAACGTCATGATACAGAAACATTTTATAGTTTCACCAGCTTTACTACTCCAGGAACTATCTACCGCTACGACATGAAAACTGATAAAAGTGAAATTTATCGTCAGCCCCAGGTAGATTTTAATGCTGATGAATATGAGACAAAACAGGTCTTTTATCAAAGTAAAGATGGTACACAAGTACCGATGTTTATAACTCACAAAAAAGGCATTAAATTAGATAGTAATAATCCAACTTATCTCTATGGATATGGTGGCTTTAATATTTCCTTAACTCCCAATTTTTCTGTAAGTTTGTTGGTCTGGCTAGAAATGGGGGGAGTTTATGCTGTTTCTAATTTGCGCGGTGGTGGTGAATATGGGGAAGAATGGCATCAAGCTGGCATGAAGGAGAAAAAGCAAAATGTGTTTGATGATTTTATTGCTGCGGCTGAATGGTTAATTACAAATAATTACACCAAACCTGCAAAATTAGCTATTGCTGGAGGTAGTAATGGTGGTTTGTTAGTGGGGGCTTGTATGACACAGCGCCCTGATTTATTTGCTGCTGCTTTACCCGCAGTGGGTGTTATGGATATGTTGCGTTTTCATCAATTTACCATTGGTTGGGCTTGGGTAGCTGAATATGGTTCTTCGGAAAATGCAGAAGAATTTAAAACTTTGTATGCTTATTCACCGTTGCATAATTTACAGTCAGGTACAACTTATCCTGCGACTTTAATTACTACCGCAGATCATGATGATAGGGTAGTTCCTGCTCATAGTTTTAAGTTTGCAGCGGCTTTGCAAGAATGTCATGTTGGTGAAGCACCTGTCTTGATTAGAATTGAGACGAAAGCGGGACATGGTGCGGGTAAACCAACAGCGAAAATTATTGAGGAAGCGGCTGATAAGTGGGGGTTTTTGGTTAGGGTTTTGGGGGTTGAGGTTTAGGTTTTGGGTGGGTAATTCCCACCTTTTTTTCTCACACAATCTCCGTCAGGAGATCCCGCAGGGTAGACGCAAAGGCGCAAAGAGATGAAGATTAAGAAGCATTGATCCACCAATTTCGCAGAGGATGATTGTTTGATGGTCTATAACCTATCTTCCGCACCCTCAACTGTCACAATCGGTTTTTACTCTTTTTTGTGATGATATGAGGATGTATTGTATACCACATCTCAATGAATTAACGGATACATGATGTCGATAAGGCATAATTTATATCCAAAAATCAAGAGAGAATTAAGTGATAATACTATGTGACACCCCAGGGTGCGGAATGTGGGCTATAACGTCCTTTAATCCTAATAGCATTGAGTACATCACGTAATGTTGACGAATCAACACCTATTTCTTCTGACCAATGTTTTATTATTTCTAAGGTTGATAGAATTTGAAGATGGGGAAAATTCTTTTGAAGAAACTTGATAGCCTTGTCGTCATCAGTTGCTACTGCCCATTTTCGATGAACTGCTATTGCACAAGTTGCAGATTCGCCATCATCGAGATCAACAGCATAGTTGACAAAAGAGTCTTCCTCTTCTTCTGATTCAAAATTTACAATTTTTAGTAAACCTTGTTTCATAGCTTCTTGAAACTCTAACACAGCATCATTTTCTTCTTCCTGAAGTAGTTGGAGTGTATTTAATTCGCGTTCTTGTAAGTACTAGGACAGAATTAATTACACAATGTCATTGCGAATGGAACGCAGTGGAATGACGCAATCGCAAGGGCTGGGATTGCTTCGCTTCGCTCGCAATGACTGTAAATATTTTTGTCCAATTACTTACAACTGTTGTAACAACAATTTCAGCAGGAAGAGATTTCAAAATTGCCAGAAATTGCCCCGACGCACAAAAGTTGAAAATACAGCAAGCATCAAGAAGAACGTGGGAGTGAGTAATTTGCATAAATTAACCTTACTTCCCAGTAGTTTGGATTTGACGCAAATCAAAATCCGTGTCTTCTTCCATCATTCCGCTTGAATACTCCCTTAATACTTCTGCAATGCGACGGGCTTCTAAACGGTTAACACAGAGGAATTCAGCAAAACGCCCTTCCGTAATTAGGGCTTGATCTAGTGCTTCAATTGCTAAGTGTTGATAATGTAAAGGCATCATATCAACCCTTTGCAGGATTTGTTCTAAGCCAAGTTCCTCTTGTACCTTTCTAACTTTTAAACCTCTATCTCGCAATTTATCCCAAGTTCCAGACGGTAGAAGTTCCATTTCTTCTAACCGATAAACTAGGGCTTCTACAGAAACACCATAATAATGCGCTAGTGTAAATAAATTAGTCGGTGTGAATTTGCCGTGTGTACGGTACATATCATTAAACCGCTTCAGCAATCCACTGGTAGGCATCAAGAAATATTTGGGGAAAGTTTCTGCTAGTTGCTCACTTTCAGGATATCGTTGATATTGACCATCAAAATGAAACTCTGGTTTTTGCCGATGTGCGAGAAAATGCAGGTATCCATGCGCCATTGACCAACGTCGGCGCTCCTCTGGATGATTGGCATTGATAGCCATACAACCGCCAACTTCTTCGTTATAGCTATACACTTCTGAGTATTTTTGCGGCATCTGCAAATAGAAGATCCGTAAACCCACGTCTTGTTCTAGGATGTCCCGCAGTTGGGAAATAGGCGCATCACCTAAACCCAGCCTGTGACGTTCTGCTACTGCTATACTCTCCGCAGCAGATTTAATGGGCATATCTGTTACTTGATACTCAAGAGGATAGTTTCGCGGTAGTGGCGCATCCATGATTTTCTCAAGTTCTAGGTAATTTTGACATAATTCCTCTAATTGGGAGATAAAGGGTTCAATTTCTGCTTGTTGTTCTTGACTGCGTTGATAAACTGCGCGAAACTGCACTTCAAAAGGTTGTACGACAGGACGTTGACGAACAAATTCACTTACAGAACGTCCGTAAGCACGAGCAAGTTTAATCAGTTCATTGGCTTTGAGACGACGTTCTCCCTTCTCAATTGCAATCATAGTGGTGCGTGCAGCATCAATAATCTTTGCTGCATCCGCTTGAGTCATGTTGCATTTTTTACGGGCTTGTTGCAGGAGTTCACCTAATGTCCGCAGGTCAATGTTATCCAGGATGTTGGTAGTCATGATGGTTTTCCTCAACTTTGTTGAGATGAGACTACATATTTACTAGATGCCTTCTGATCACTTAATAATCCGTTCGCAATCTGTGATTCCACAGCATTCCATTCAGAAACATAATTTTGATAAAGTTGAATTAAACGACTTCGCATATCAGCAGGTGATAGATTTTCTGCCATAGCAGTTCGATCAACAATATCATCCAACACTGGAAACCTTTTAGTTAGAGTAATCCAAGGTTCATTTGAGACAGCAATCAAAGAATCAAGGGTACGAACCTGAGCTTGCATATTCAAGAAACATAAACTCGGCTCTTTAACTGGACGCTCTCCATGTAAGACCACATAACGAGTTCTATCTTTTATGGTAGAGGCTGCAAGTGATTGTCGCCTTAAAAGACAAGAGGAGCAGTAACCACATTGAACTGGTTTTTGACGATGTGGACTGTCACAGGACATAGTTAAAGGTGGTAAGTCATCTCTCCCATTTTTCACCAATGCTTTGCACATTTCGGCTTTAGTCCAAAAAAGAAAGGGGTTTTTGACCTGGAACTCTTCTCCTAAAAGCTCGGAAACAACCTCACTCACCATTAGTAAAGTTAAGGGATGAACAGAACGAGAGTGATCCAATCCTACAGCCGATTCACGATATGGAAGGTTGATTGCACCGATTCCGTTTTCATACAAACAAAGAACCTTTTCTCCCATAAGGTATGCACACGCAGAACCAAGAAGAGTGAATACAACACCCCTCGCACGGGAAAGCTTGTTTTTTGGCTGCTCACTACTATCATCAAATCGGATTGGGAGGCGGAAAAGATAGCAGCGACCGGGAAAGATAGATTGAATTTTCTTATATACTCTTTCCTGGCGGGCATATACACTATTGTTGCTCCCAGTTCCAAATAAGATAAACCGTTTTTCTGGATACATCAGAAGCCGAGTGTACAAACCAGCCAGCGCATCTAGTCCACCACTCCACAACGTCACTTCACATCCTTGGGGTGCTAACGGAAGAGATTGGTGTTCAACAAGGCGTTCCGGTGCAATCCGTTTTTGAAAGTCGAAAACCCATTCGGTATCAGTTGTCCATTTAAGCAGGTCATCTAGTTTTGCGCGAAATGGTTCAGCACTAAACAATTCTGGATGACGTAATGGCAGTATCACATAAAATCGGCGTTGGTTCTTTGTAAGACTTTGAGGAGCAAGACGATCTGAGGTATATATAGCAACAGCAAGGTCAATGAGATCAGCAATAATAGGGGGAAACTCTCCTAGAACACGATATTTTAACTCTGTATCACCTACATTAATTCCAATAGTTGCCTTTTTATCCTGAGAGTGATCAACAAATAGCACAGATCCATTACTGTTCTCTACAGGTTGAAAGTGTAAAGTGTAATCTTTATAGTTACTTTCAGTTGGTTTTTGTTGACGTGAAGGTGTATGGTTCATATTGCTAGATTCTCCTCAAGGTCTATCTCCTTGATTTGCGATCGCCTACTTCGTCTCAAGTGGGATACACTCTCATCTAAATTTGCCTTTTTTGCTAATCTTGAAATCTGCTCAAAGATATCTCTCTTTAATTCCTCCATACGGTCTGCCAAAATGAAATTATCAACTTTGGCGTGGTGATCAGGAATTAGTGGAATTTTTCCTTCAAATTCTGATACATACGCCTTCTGCATATATCTTTCTATAACTTTTTCTGGAAGAGTATCATTGTCAAATTGTTGCCCATAACGCAAATCATGAATAATATCAATTCCAGCATCCTTAACCAATGTCTTAGTTCGATGTGGGATGTTAGCTTGTTCTGCTAATTTATGAATCTTTTTACTTAAATCAGCATAGTTTATAGATTTATTATTGCTAGAACTTTGAATTTCTTGAGCTAGAAGTTCCCCCATACTCTTGGCTATCACAATAGCTGCATTACCTTTTTTCTTCAGATCATCGAGAAAGGGTTTCATTGTCATCCAAGCACATTCTTGAGGCTCTAGTTTTCCCTCACACAGTATTAGGTATGGCTTTCTATAAAGTCCTAAAAGCCGATGAAATACATCCCCGTCCACGCTTCGATCTCCAATGAGAGCCTACTTATATGATCAGCTTAGAACATTATTTTAACAATGTCAATAATTAATAAGGCGATTCTGAGTAAAATGTCAGGTTTTCGATTAATAGAGAAATGGGCGCGGTTGGTTTCCCCTCTTGATCTTCACATCAAAATTTCATGACTACACTAGAAGAATGGGAAAACCTGCTTAGTCATTCACATCCCGACTTTTGATAAATATCTGTCATCACCCAAAAGAGAGATTTTTTAATTAAATTTACCGTTTACCCCTTAGCTACCTTGTCACCCGTTGGTTTTGGGGTTTGAATAATTTTTGGGTGGGCATTTTTGCCCACCTTTTTTATTTCACATTCCCGACGTAGAGAAAGGAAGTACTATTAAGCAATAAGTGAGATATCTGTAGCAGCTAAGACAGTACCGACTCCCAAATTAGCGAAGATTCCACCGCCACCACTACCAAAAGCCGACAAGTTGACATTGTAGAACAAGTCTCCAGTACCTTGATTGTAAACCAAGTAAGCATTCTCACTGTCAATACCATCATTAGTAACTTGGTTAACCAAGCTAAAACCATTAGCAACCGATGATAAATCTGAACCGGCAGGACCAACAGCTGTAAAGGTGCTAATATCCAGCAAAATCTGATCTACTCCAGTAGCAAAGTCAGTAATTGTATCCTTACCAATGGAAATACTTTTTGGACCTATCAACCCTAAAGTTGTACCCGTTTCCTCA contains the following coding sequences:
- a CDS encoding prolyl oligopeptidase family protein, translated to MTDSKKFITYPTTSKSNQVDDYHGTVIVDPYRALEDPDTEDTKAWVEAQNQVTFGYLNEISAREKIKQRLTKLWDYEKYGTPFKEGETYFYFKNNGLQNQSVLYTLPSLDAEPRVLLDPNKLSEDGTVALSGIAINENGKLLAYGLSTSGSDWQEWKVRDIQTGEDLNDHLQWVKFSGASWTHDHQGFFYSRYDQPNEKTKLEDVNYYQKLYYHKLGTSQSEDILIYHRPDQKEWGFSGEVTEDGKYLIISVWLGTDSRNLVFYKDLTQINTEVVELINQFEANYSFIDNEESIFYFRTDLNAPRGRVIAIDTKNTTSENWQEIIPQTAETLESVGILNNQLVADYLQNAHSQVKIFDLTGNFVREVELPGLGSAGGFGGKRHDTETFYSFTSFTTPGTIYRYDMKTDKSEIYRQPQVDFNADEYETKQVFYQSKDGTQVPMFITHKKGIKLDSNNPTYLYGYGGFNISLTPNFSVSLLVWLEMGGVYAVSNLRGGGEYGEEWHQAGMKEKKQNVFDDFIAAAEWLITNNYTKPAKLAIAGGSNGGLLVGACMTQRPDLFAAALPAVGVMDMLRFHQFTIGWAWVAEYGSSENAEEFKTLYAYSPLHNLQSGTTYPATLITTADHDDRVVPAHSFKFAAALQECHVGEAPVLIRIETKAGHGAGKPTAKIIEEAADKWGFLVRVLGVEV
- a CDS encoding XRE family transcriptional regulator — protein: MTTNILDNIDLRTLGELLQQARKKCNMTQADAAKIIDAARTTMIAIEKGERRLKANELIKLARAYGRSVSEFVRQRPVVQPFEVQFRAVYQRSQEQQAEIEPFISQLEELCQNYLELEKIMDAPLPRNYPLEYQVTDMPIKSAAESIAVAERHRLGLGDAPISQLRDILEQDVGLRIFYLQMPQKYSEVYSYNEEVGGCMAINANHPEERRRWSMAHGYLHFLAHRQKPEFHFDGQYQRYPESEQLAETFPKYFLMPTSGLLKRFNDMYRTHGKFTPTNLFTLAHYYGVSVEALVYRLEEMELLPSGTWDKLRDRGLKVRKVQEELGLEQILQRVDMMPLHYQHLAIEALDQALITEGRFAEFLCVNRLEARRIAEVLREYSSGMMEEDTDFDLRQIQTTGK
- a CDS encoding 7-cyano-7-deazaguanine synthase; translated protein: MNHTPSRQQKPTESNYKDYTLHFQPVENSNGSVLFVDHSQDKKATIGINVGDTELKYRVLGEFPPIIADLIDLAVAIYTSDRLAPQSLTKNQRRFYVILPLRHPELFSAEPFRAKLDDLLKWTTDTEWVFDFQKRIAPERLVEHQSLPLAPQGCEVTLWSGGLDALAGLYTRLLMYPEKRFILFGTGSNNSVYARQERVYKKIQSIFPGRCYLFRLPIRFDDSSEQPKNKLSRARGVVFTLLGSACAYLMGEKVLCLYENGIGAINLPYRESAVGLDHSRSVHPLTLLMVSEVVSELLGEEFQVKNPFLFWTKAEMCKALVKNGRDDLPPLTMSCDSPHRQKPVQCGYCSSCLLRRQSLAASTIKDRTRYVVLHGERPVKEPSLCFLNMQAQVRTLDSLIAVSNEPWITLTKRFPVLDDIVDRTAMAENLSPADMRSRLIQLYQNYVSEWNAVESQIANGLLSDQKASSKYVVSSQQS